The following coding sequences lie in one Populus trichocarpa isolate Nisqually-1 chromosome 14, P.trichocarpa_v4.1, whole genome shotgun sequence genomic window:
- the LOC7468528 gene encoding 1-aminocyclopropane-1-carboxylate oxidase, with product MEFPVISMEKLNGEERAATMEKIKDACENWGFFELLNHGISHEFLDTVERMTKEHYKKCMEQRFKELVASKALDGVQTEIKDLDWESTFQLRHLPKSNIAEIPDLDDEYRKVMKEFALKLEKLAEELLDLLCENLGLEKGYLKRAFYGSNGSPTFGTKVSNYPPCPKPDLVKGLRAHTDAGGIILLFQDDKVSGLQLLKDGQWIDVPPMRHSIVVNLGDQLEVITNGKYKSVEHRVIAQTDGTRMSVASFYNPGSEAVIYPAPALVEKEAEEKKNVYPKFVFDDYMKLYAGLKFQAKEPRFEAMKAVETTVNLGPIATA from the exons ATGGAGTTCCCAGTGATTAGCATGGAGAAGCTAAATGGCGAGGAGAGAGCAGCCACCATGGAAAAGATCAAGGATGCCTGTGAGAACTGGGGCTTCTTTGAG CTATTGAACCATGGCATATCCCATGAGTTCTTGGACACCGTAGAGAGGATGACAAAGGAGCACTACAAGAAATGCATGGAGCAAAGGTTCAAGGAATTGGTGGCAAGCAAAGCCCTTGACGGTGTCCAAACAGAGATCAAAGACTTGGATTGGGAGAGCACCTTCCAGTTACGCCATCTCCCTAAGTCAAACATTGCTGAGATCCCCGATCTCGATGATGAATacag GAAGGTGATGAAAGAATTTGCATTGAAGTTGGAGAAACTGGCAGAGGAGCTCCTGGACTTGTTATGTGAGAATCTTGGACTTGAAAAGGGGTACCTCAAAAGGGCTTTCTATGGATCAAACGGTAGTCCAACCTTTGGCACCAAGGTCAGCAATTATCCACCATGCCCCAAACCAGACCTGGTGAAGGGTCTCAGGGCCCACACCGACGCTGGTGGCATCATCTTGCTATTCCAGGATGACAAAGTCAGCGGCCTCCAGCTTCTCAAGGATGGCCAGTGGATTGATGTGCCCCCGATGCGCCACTCCATTGTTGTCAACCTTGGTGACCAACTCGAG GTAATCACCAATGGCAAGTATAAGAGTGTGGAGCACAGAGTGATTGCTCAAACGGATGGCACTAGGATGTCAGTAGCTTCTTTCTATAACCCTGGAAGTGAAGCAGTTATCTATCCAGCACCAGCTTTGGTGGAGAAGGAagcagaagagaagaaaaacgtGTACCCAAAATTTGTATTTGATGACTACATGAAGCTGTATGCTGGCCTCAAATTCCAGGCCAAGGAGCCAAGATTTGAAGCCATGAAAGCTGTAGAAACCACTGTCAATCTGGGTCCAATTGCAACTGCTTAA